From the genome of Ananas comosus cultivar F153 linkage group 16, ASM154086v1, whole genome shotgun sequence, one region includes:
- the LOC109722019 gene encoding pentatricopeptide repeat-containing protein At5g27110-like, with protein sequence MRITYSTRDRLKILVIPRTYSASSQPRITWQHLKETLASAISDLSLSLPLLRSLHARAFALGLRSNVFVSSLLVSRYFALGDARGARSVFDALRDRPAKPLLWNSMIKGFLRHDSPRLGLELFRELMGRSDCGPDRYTFHLAIAACARMSDFEFGFWIGGVVRSRGLGSDLLVATALIGLYSKAGEFGLARKVFDEMPSRDVVAWNAMISGYSQGGFLFEAVDLFRKMRFVHRVLPSDATLVSVISAYGDLGDRKSAELFHAHVIKIGFEINLSVSNSLTEMYNKCGNLDAAAALFDWMLTKDEISWSSMIGGYVQHGRPDDALKLFRRMAFDEGVKPTRPMLLNVLLACAELGDWREGKWIEENYILHDSIGFGTDSSLLTTLVYMYAKCGKFNTSLNLLKGTAQVREDVIAWNAVIKACIELGNVDMVFELALQMQRRGIAPDSATFLLVLSLVSLIPSLKKGMETHAHVIKRGFRSENPIANSLISMYSRSGSVGHSLEVFNGVKEKDVVSWSSIIQAYALNGKVDEALDLFDVMRRTEVRPNHYTFLAVLSACSHGGLVEKGWRVFKLMKEDYGLEPEIEHFTSMVDMFCRAARLADAYNLLKNGISQHGSNSALWGTLLSACRLHGDLVIAEAAAKQLLMLEPQNAANYKMLADAYISAGRREEAIGVLGLLRESQLEKRTGYSWFEGG encoded by the coding sequence ATGCGAATTACTTATTCCACCCGGGATAGGCTCAAAATCCTCGTTATTCCCCGAACTTATTCCGCTTCGTCGCAACCTCGAATAACATGGCAACACCTCAAAGAAACCCTAGCCTCCGCCATTTCcgacctctccctctcccttcccCTCCTCCGATCCCTCCACGCGCGCGCCTTCGCCCTCGGCCTCCGCAGCAACGtcttcgtctcctccctcctcgTCTCCCGCTACTTCGCCCTCGGCGACGCGCGCGGCGCCCGTTCGGTGTTCGACGCGCTCCGAGATCGACCCGCGAAGCCCCTCCTTTGGAACTCCATGATCAAAGGGTTCTTGAGGCACGATTCGCCTCGTTTGGGGTTGGAATTGTTCCGCGAGTTGATGGGTCGGTCGGATTGTGGGCCGGATAGGTACACCTTCCACCTCGCGATCGCGGCGTGCGCCCGAATGTCGGATTTTGAATTTGGTTTTTGGATTGGAGGCGTTGTTAGGTCTAGAGGGCTCGGATCCGATCTCCTCGTCGCGACGGCGCTGATCGGTTTGTACTCTAAAGCAGGCGAATTCGGACTCGCTCGTAAGGTATTCGATGAAATGCCGTCTAGAGATGTTGTGGCGTGGAATGCGATGATTTCAGGGTATTCGCAAGGTGGGTTTTTGTTTGAGGCTGTAGATTTGTTTCGGAAGATGAGGTTTGTTCATAGGGTTTTGCCGAGCGACGCAACCCTGGTGAGCGTGATCTCCGCGTACGGTGATTTAGGTGATCGGAAGAGTGCGGAACTTTTCCATGCTCACGTGATTAAAATCGGTTTTGAAATCAACCTCTCTGTTTCGAATTCACTTACAGAAATGTACAATAAATGTGGCAACTTGGACGCAGCTGCTGCATTGTTTGATTGGATGTTGACGAAGGATGAAATCTCGTGGAGTTCTATGATCGGTGGATATGTTCAACATGGTCGGCCCGATGATGCTCTTAAGCTCTTCCGTCGGATGGCGTTCGATGAAGGAGTTAAGCCCACCAGGCCCATGTTGCTGAATGTGCTTCTTGCTTGTGCCGAGTTGGGCGATTGGAGAGAAGGTAAATGGATCGAAGAGAATTACATATTGCATGATAGCATTGGATTCGGAACCGATTCATCTCTTCTGACTACACTTGTATACATGTACGCCAAGTGCGGAAAGTTCAATACCTCTCTCAATCTTTTGAAGGGAACTGCTCAAGTGAGAGAGGATGTGATTGCGTGGAATGCAGTGATTAAAGCCTGTATAGAGCTCGGAAACGTGGATATGGTATTTGAGCTCGCTCTCCAAATGCAAAGGAGAGGTATCGCTCCAGATTCAGCAACCTTTTTATTGGTGCTCTCATTAGTCTCGTTGATTCCATCCTTGAAGAAGGGGATGGAGACGCATGCTCACGTAATAAAAAGAGGTTTCAGATCGGAGAACCCGATTGCTAATTCCCTTATCAGCATGTACTCCCGGTCGGGAAGCGTAGGGCATTCACTCGAGGTCTTTAACGGAGTTAAAGAAAAAGATGTGGTCTCTTGGAGTTCAATAATACAAGCATATGCGTTGAATGGGAAGGTTGACGAGGCTCTCGATCTTTTCGACGTTATGAGGAGAACGGAAGTACGACCAAACCACTACACTTTTCTCGCTGTATTATCCGCATGCAGCCATGGGGGTCTTGTGGAGAAGGGATGGCGTGTGTTCAAACTCATGAAAGAAGATTACGGGTTGGAGCCAGAGATCGAGCATTTTACCTCAATGGTGGATATGTTCTGTCGTGCTGCACGGTTGGCTGATGCGTATAATTTGCTAAAGAATGGAATATCTCAGCATGGAAGTAATTCCGCATTATGGGGGACTTTGCTTAGTGCTTGTAGATTGCATGGTGATTTAGTTATCGCAGAAGCAGCAGCGAAGCAGCTCTTAATGTTGGAACCACAAAATGCAGCCAATTATAAGATGCTTGCTGATGCTTATATTTCAGCAGGCAGGAGGGAGGAAGCTATTGGtgttttagggcttttgagggAAAGCCAATTGGAAAAGAGAACAGGTTACAGTTGGTTTGAAGGAGGTTAG